AACGTTAGGGGCATGAATGACTTTTTTCCCCATTTTTAATTGATGTCCATTGTATGCAATCATTAATTGAAAAAGAACaaaagtttaattaataaaatataacaatttacttcttaaactcttttttgatGGAAAATTTACTTCTTAAACTTATAATATATTACCTCATAGttataaaatagtttataaatattttgtgaGCTGTTTTAAAATTGGTTTATGAGCAATAATTGATATCTGTCTGTTTATGCATTACATTCATTAATGGAATCTAACTAATTTCGTATCAAGTGTAGATGAGTTGGGTGTGAATTATTCATACCCAGACATCAGAATGTAGAAAGCGGAATTCAATTGCCAAAGCAATCAAGATTACCGTACGTTTATTATAGTGTTCTAAGATAATTTGGTGTGTGGAATAAATAGCCTTTAATTTACGGACTAATACTGCTATAGTAAAtacaaactttttaatttttagtagggattaataaatttttggtgtctgaatttaaaaaaaaatgacaatatggtgtttcaaaaacaaattatatcaATATGGTGTctgaatttgttaaataattacaaattagtGGTTTCGGCGGTTTTGTTTCGGTAGCAGATAAAAACGCCGGTTAGTCACCTGAATATTTCAGCCACGTCATCCTTCATGTCACCTTTTTCTGGCATAAACCGGAtggaataattaatttataattatttatctagTTCACTTActgatttgatataaatttatactaaaacaccatattatcatttttaaaaagttcagaTATCAAAAGTTTATTAATCCCTTTTCAGTATGTTATTTCAGTTTCATCGTTTCGTTGTTATcttatttaatttagaattacttaattccttaaaaaaactccaccttatattttttttcgtttgaccttgtaaaaacagcatttgtatccaattttgagtttttatgtttcatctctacccaaaagtattaaattgtactcttttcatttgaaaaagagtttaaaacaatccttcatttttaacttatatactaattagatattaatgttattaataatacaaaaatacaatcttcttcaaaaaaaattaaaaataataataaatttttttaatttttttattattttataaaattaaaaaaattaattaattatttggatgtatttgattattttttaagtttaaggatttattgtattttttaaaatagaaaaaagtatgttttaaactctttttcaaataaaaagagtacaatttaatgcttttgggtagggatgaaacataaaaactcaaaattgggtacaaatggtgtttttacaaggtcagggtataaacgaagaaaaagtgcaaggtggggtttttttaaggaattaagccatttaaaaaaaatgtagttTCATTATAACCAGAACtacttttttattaatataacttTAAACAAAGGTTTAATAATTAGAcccattattatatataaaaacacggaTGGAAAGAGGGAGGACTTACATCTTTACATTAATCTTTAACGAACtcataaagatattttttaatccaataaattttctaaataatataatattaattataaataaaattatttttaataaaaaatagtttaattttgatattgatttatgtaaaataaaatgatataattataatgaatttttaattaatatataaattggcAAACCACGTTATGAGCCGAGTGCGTAACATATAATGCGAAACTAGCGAAAAAGAGTATATTATGAATGAAAATACTACATATATGTTAAATAAGTGATAACCGATTCAAATCCATTTACAgtcaagaaaagaagaataattatacaatgcAACAGTTgcaccacgtcattcgtgcaacaaactaatGGGGCGTTAGCCATAtgtaaatgtttaatgataaaaaaataaataataaataaaaatttgttattataaatgtttattGGTTTGTTGTAAAAATGGCGTGACACATCCGTTGTGCGGGATAAACACTCAGAAAAGAATGTTAGAAGTATGAATAAATCTTACATCGAATAAATAATCAAGAATTTATAAGTTAAATGACTTATAAATAAGGTTTAATGATACTTACAAGTTAAAAAGATTCCAATCATTTTGAAGTTGAATGAATATTCTACAACTACTGCTACTGACAGATTTTCAACCAATCCTCATAAAAAATCTAGTTAAATAATCCAGAGAAAACTGCGAGGAATTTAATTCAAAGCCTGTAAATATAAATGCTATACTAATTATAACCTCAAATATATATCCATGAAGAGAGCTCAGTTACAgattgagaaagaaaaataaaagaatatgagAAAGGCGAGCATCAGAAGGCTTCAAACAACTGAAAATcaagtaattaaaaaaacatatttatcttcttcaattttactaattaattttgaattatttgcATATAAATCTCAGCTTTTTGTGTTTGTAACGATCTAACtacaatatttaaaatttgacacATAAAACcctaacttttaatttttttaaattgtacaaTCCAAAGTCATTATTGGATGTTGTTTAGCTATTAGAAAGCGGTCAAAACGACATCGTTTGGTGAAGAAAACTGACTTCGTGCAtgctaaaaaataaaaggttgaaatttttttctatcaagttttaaaaattatgcttaaattgctatgaacgcgaaaaattgaaattttacatGCAAATAACTCGttaattttcttataattaaCTAAGGCGATTTCGTTGCAGATGATGATGGTAATACCAAAATGGGTAATTGTAATGTTCAACACAATGTTCTTCAGAAAATGCAAAGTTCATATTGGTGTGAAGAAGAATGAAGAGGATAGATTTTGCATTGATTGTTGTTCTTCTTTCTGTTCTAATTGTCTCCCACTTCATCATGCTCACCATAACCACATCAAGGTTTCTAAAACTAGATATATTTGCATGCATGCATtaatataatcatatatttattttttggtaattatttatcatcctataattaattattgtatAATAATATTCGGGTGctttaatatatatgtttattttggtttttaaagattcggagatatatttatatgtttattttgttttttaaagatTCGGAGATATATTTATAGTGATGTGATCAATCGACAAGACTTGTGCAAGCTCTTCAATTGTTCTGGCATACAGGTATAAAATGCATATATGTTTAGTTCTTCCATGTTACGAGTAATTGATTATAGGAGTTACTGTAATTTTTCCTTACTGCAGTTTAGGTATCGAACTTAACACGTTACAAATTACTAAACGTACTATGCTTTTATAAGTAACTCCggtagatttttaaataaaatttggtcAATTTATACTTACGTGACAgtcaaattttatattgaagTTTTAAATTTGGAAGAATAGAAAAGGTGACATGGTGAACGAGTGTGAGATATCTTTTATTAATATGGTTgatgtgaaaataaaaaaaaaattataaacaaacagATTTCCATGTATGCATAAATTAGCcgaattttattgaaaatatgCCGGAGTCACTAGTACGATAACCAATCGGTAACATTTAGAAGTTCAATAACCAAATTGCATGAAGGAGAAAATATTGTAACCTCAATTATACTCCATAGTACTCATCAATAACGTTGCCAAGAAATTTAATATCTtacattttttttggttttttactTTTCAGAATAGGCCTAATCCTTTAAAACACATAAACGGCCTTTTAGCCCTTTCCAATCTTAGTCTGACGTTTAAAACTGgttaattttatcttatttcgtataatttttttgttttaattgtactcttaaacattaaattgacatttttttatttagaaagttCAAATAAGTTCAATTAAGTTCTtcaaaaaaggtcaatttaatgcaaaaaggatcaatttaaagaatttttgaacttttttcaaataaaaaaggtcaatttaatgtttaaggttacaattgaaacgaaaaaatgcgaaataggataaaattgactaattttcaacgtcagagtaTGATTGGAAAGAGGTTAAAAGGTTGGGTGTTTTTAATAGAGTTGTCAAACCAACCAAGTCAAACCAGTtcaccaaaccaaaccaaatattGCGGTTTAGAAGattattggtttgattttggcttgaaaatagaaaaagagtAATGATTGGTCTGGTTTGcggtttcaaaaattataaaccaacaTTAGGATGCTATTGAAAGTTGAAAATACaaaaagggtaaaattgacaaaattataaCGTCATgatgttattgaaaaaaaatcaaagatcgAGAGTTTTTCGGTCTATTAGCCAGATAAAAATGACCATGTGAATTGGTAAGAtgcaatttatttatttatttatttgcttTCATTAATTGCTATTCATTTATACCAAAAATGGaaactcaaaatcaaattaatatgcTTCTAAAATAGGAATGATGAAGTGCATTAAATATAAATGTCATAAGTTCACCTAATTGTACAAATTCTTCCACCACACAAATAAATGTTTGAATCCAAATTTTCCAAATTAATTAAGGAGTAAAATTAGATATATGATCATGAAtgcaatatataattttaatttttctatcttCATATGTAGACATATCTTACGAACAAAGCCAAAGTGTTGTTCTTAAAGCAAAGAAATGGCCGCAAACTACAGCAACAAATTCATGCAAGGGGTTATAGTTGTATTGCATGCAGCAGAAGATTACAAGATAATAGTTCACTATATTGCAGCATTTCATGCAaggtttcttaattttttttcctaataTTTACTAATTATAGTATTTGTTGAAggaaatttattaataattggaAAAATTAATGTTAATCTCATAATGTAATTAATTTGACTGATAGGTTTCAGCCATTTATTGCCAAAAAGATGAAGACTGCGCATCATCTATTAAGAAGAGGATACTAAAGCAATCCAGAAAAGGAGTCCCTTTCCGAGCTCCGATGTACTGATTTCTATCATTATCCAATTTTATCGGATTATTGagttctttttatatatatttaatttattttatcttgataaattaaaataatttgtgtATGTATAATCTGTCTTAAAGCGTCTATCGATTTAGAACAGAGAGATTGTAGGCAATTGAATGAGCTCAAGGATTCTACCTAGCTTGTGCAGCGCAGTTCAAGCTTATGCAGCAATAATCAAAGCATGTGAAGTAAAGcttcaataataaaatatttaatttgttgtttGTATGATAGTTTGTAgtgaattttttctttttacctTATGCATAATAAAGTATTTTCTCTTGTAACTGTTTTTTCTTGAGTTGTTAGTATAAGTACTGCAGTTGAGACTGTATATTAGTAAtagagaaatttaaaaaaaaaaacggttGTTGAATTTGTTGTGTATATTCTCTCGgtctcaaattttttttaagagtCTGTTTGGTTGAaataagtttcacattttttatgaaattcaatTGAGTTCTTACAAAATAtgtgtttggttcaaatgaatttttataatttaaatttgcgTTTAAACTCGAAAtacaatattcaatttatttcatttcatttaaaattaatttcatatttaaaattcgaaaaatcaaaaacttttcaaaatcgGCAGGATTAGCCCATTTTAGGATATTCATAACTTTTTCTAGCTATTTAGGCTAATCCTGCATGTAATAACTTAggattaaattcaaaaattggcTACAAAAGGTTCTGAATATCCCAAAATGGAATAATCTTGacgattttgaaagatttggctATAACTAACAAAACCAACAAAGGTTTGATATTAAACAAATAATAGCCCTTAATGATATATTAAATGcagttaatttattttgaaggtTTATTTatgcaaaagaaaaataattttttggatCTTTTCAATTCTCaccaaactctttaattttgaTAAGTACCTCTCAACTaaagaaataaatttgattagaattggaaaaaaaaattataaaagtttgaTTATTTAAATGAATAGGTATAATTAAAAGATAGGCGAGGATCATAAATTAAAATGgacgattttaaattttttaattagaattagaacaacaaataaagttttaatatttttagatgattaaacattgaaaatgtataaattaagTATAATGGACgcaatttataatgttttaatatatattcttgtatttttatttaaggttaattatatcaaaaaatcATGACTTTTACACTTTTCA
This window of the Mercurialis annua linkage group LG5, ddMerAnnu1.2, whole genome shotgun sequence genome carries:
- the LOC126681069 gene encoding protein RGF1 INDUCIBLE TRANSCRIPTION FACTOR 1-like, which produces MRKASIRRLQTTENQMMMVIPKWVIVMFNTMFFRKCKVHIGVKKNEEDRFCIDCCSSFCSNCLPLHHAHHNHIKIRRYIYSDVINRQDLCKLFNCSGIQTYLTNKAKVLFLKQRNGRKLQQQIHARGYSCIACSRRLQDNSSLYCSISCKVSAIYCQKDEDCASSIKKRILKQSRKGVPFRAPMY